In Camelina sativa cultivar DH55 chromosome 16, Cs, whole genome shotgun sequence, a single window of DNA contains:
- the LOC104753141 gene encoding uncharacterized protein LOC104753141 isoform X1: MGLSTLFFPEIHALGFSSTDLFVFAAPLWIAVAAGVLVGWFWRPKWAYLSGDDSKLLSDSPKFFNFTSFKLPTSILKTPSHAKPSLSSPQAAEKEKSGFVTDDDFRHLWKLVEVKDGGPSWIQMMDRSTPTFSYQAWRRDPENGPPQYRSRTVFEDATPEMVRDFFWDDEFRSKWDDMLLYSSTLERCKDTGTMVVQWVRKFPFFCSDREYIIGRRIWDAGRVFYCITKGVQYPSVPRQNKPRRVDLYYSSWCIRAVESKRGDGEMTSCEVLLFHHEDMGIPWEIAKLGVRQGMWGAVKKIEPGLRAYQRAKAAGAGLSPSASMAQINTKVSAEEFMNERDSIVEVTGEKPTGKNIPKILVVGGAIALACTLDKGLLTKAVIFGVARRFARMGKRM; the protein is encoded by the exons ATGGGATTGAGTACCTTGTTTTTTCCCGAGATTCACGCCCTCGGCTTCTCCTCTACTGACCTTTTCGTTTTTGCTGCACCACTTTGGATTGCTGTGGCTGCCGGGgttttggttggttggtttTGGAGGCCCAAGTGGGCTTATCTCTCCGGAGATGATTCTAAACTCTTGTCTGATTCACCTAAATTCTTCAACTTCACCTCCTTCAAGCTTCCCACTTCCATCCTCAAAACCCCCTCTCACGCTAAACCCAg cCTTTCTTCTCCCCAGGCTGCTGAGAAAGAGAAATCTGGGTTTGTTACGGACGATGATTTTAGGCATCTATGGAAGTTGGTTGAGGTCAAAGATGGCGGTCCTTCTTGGATTCAAATGATGGACCGATCAACCCCAACCTTCTCATATcaagcttggaggcgagatccTGAG AATGGGCCTCCCCAGTACCGTAGCAGAACAGTGTTTGAGGATGCCACTCCTGAGATGGTCAGGGACTTCTTTTGGGATGATGAGTTCCGTTCCAAGTGGGATGATATGCTTTTGTATTCTTCTACTCTCGAGCGTTGCAAGGACACGGGCACTATGGTTGTGCAATGGGTGCGGAAG TTTCCCTTCTTTTGTAGCGACAGGGAGTATATTATAGGCCGTCGAATATGGGATGCTGGCCGAGTGTTTTACTGCATTACCAAG GGAGTACAATACCCGTCTGTACCAAGACAAAACAAGCCAAGGCGAGTTGATTTATACTATTCAAGCTGGTGCATCCGTGCAG TTGAATCGAAAAGAGGCGATGGTGAGATGACATCGTGTGAGGTACTACTATTTCACCATGAAGATATGGGAATACCGTGGGAGATTGCTAAGCTCGGGGTGAGACAGGGGATGTGGGGTGCGGTGAAGAAAATTGAACCAGGCTTGCGCGCATATCAGAGGGCAAAAGCAGCAGGAGCAGGTTTGTCACCAAGCGCATCAATGGCTCAAATCAACACCAAAGTGAGTGCGGAGGAGTTCATGAATGAGAGGGATTCGATAGTAGAGGTTACAGGAGAGAAGCCAACGGGGAAAAACATACCAAAGATACTGGTGGTGGGAGGGGCGATTGCGCTTGCATGTACACTGGACAAAGGGCTGTTGACAAAGGCGGTGATATTCGGAGTAGCCAGAAGATTTGCAAGAATGGGAAAAAGGATGTAG
- the LOC104753141 gene encoding phosphatidylcholine transfer protein isoform X2: MMDRSTPTFSYQAWRRDPENGPPQYRSRTVFEDATPEMVRDFFWDDEFRSKWDDMLLYSSTLERCKDTGTMVVQWVRKFPFFCSDREYIIGRRIWDAGRVFYCITKGVQYPSVPRQNKPRRVDLYYSSWCIRAVESKRGDGEMTSCEVLLFHHEDMGIPWEIAKLGVRQGMWGAVKKIEPGLRAYQRAKAAGAGLSPSASMAQINTKVSAEEFMNERDSIVEVTGEKPTGKNIPKILVVGGAIALACTLDKGLLTKAVIFGVARRFARMGKRM, translated from the exons ATGATGGACCGATCAACCCCAACCTTCTCATATcaagcttggaggcgagatccTGAG AATGGGCCTCCCCAGTACCGTAGCAGAACAGTGTTTGAGGATGCCACTCCTGAGATGGTCAGGGACTTCTTTTGGGATGATGAGTTCCGTTCCAAGTGGGATGATATGCTTTTGTATTCTTCTACTCTCGAGCGTTGCAAGGACACGGGCACTATGGTTGTGCAATGGGTGCGGAAG TTTCCCTTCTTTTGTAGCGACAGGGAGTATATTATAGGCCGTCGAATATGGGATGCTGGCCGAGTGTTTTACTGCATTACCAAG GGAGTACAATACCCGTCTGTACCAAGACAAAACAAGCCAAGGCGAGTTGATTTATACTATTCAAGCTGGTGCATCCGTGCAG TTGAATCGAAAAGAGGCGATGGTGAGATGACATCGTGTGAGGTACTACTATTTCACCATGAAGATATGGGAATACCGTGGGAGATTGCTAAGCTCGGGGTGAGACAGGGGATGTGGGGTGCGGTGAAGAAAATTGAACCAGGCTTGCGCGCATATCAGAGGGCAAAAGCAGCAGGAGCAGGTTTGTCACCAAGCGCATCAATGGCTCAAATCAACACCAAAGTGAGTGCGGAGGAGTTCATGAATGAGAGGGATTCGATAGTAGAGGTTACAGGAGAGAAGCCAACGGGGAAAAACATACCAAAGATACTGGTGGTGGGAGGGGCGATTGCGCTTGCATGTACACTGGACAAAGGGCTGTTGACAAAGGCGGTGATATTCGGAGTAGCCAGAAGATTTGCAAGAATGGGAAAAAGGATGTAG